The following coding sequences lie in one Bartonella sp. DGB1 genomic window:
- a CDS encoding DUF1214 domain-containing protein: protein MLRNIFSIVIIILLSVLLAIISANYTVKNFSGFNKRIEDIWINSPYASSKQADPYEKAYSIHNAIITLGKAEGLSFWTKTDSNRKLLQANCDYKLTIFNLPADFFTIYATNNQLAPLKNTNNFPYFLLSKQLVKNQDNNAIIYVSKQPYSGNWLSINSNSNYMLVINLYNTPLVTPSGVRKVKMPKIEKLSCNINKGKQ from the coding sequence ATGTTACGCAATATTTTCTCTATTGTTATTATTATCTTATTATCTGTTCTTTTAGCTATTATAAGCGCTAATTATACAGTAAAGAACTTTAGCGGGTTTAATAAAAGAATAGAAGATATTTGGATAAATTCGCCTTATGCTTCTAGTAAACAAGCAGATCCCTATGAAAAAGCTTATTCTATTCATAATGCAATTATAACTTTAGGTAAAGCTGAGGGGCTATCTTTTTGGACAAAAACTGATAGTAACCGAAAATTATTGCAAGCAAATTGTGACTATAAGTTAACAATATTTAACCTTCCAGCAGATTTTTTTACTATATACGCTACAAATAACCAATTAGCACCATTAAAAAATACAAATAATTTCCCTTACTTTTTATTATCTAAGCAACTAGTAAAAAACCAAGATAATAATGCAATTATTTATGTATCTAAGCAACCATACAGTGGAAATTGGTTATCAATAAATAGCAATTCTAATTATATGCTAGTTATAAACTTATATAACACTCCTTTAGTAACACCATCAGGAGTAAGAAAAGTCAAAATGCCTAAAATAGAAAAATTATCTTGCAATATTAATAAAGGTAAACAATGA
- a CDS encoding YfbR-like 5'-deoxynucleotidase encodes MKKTIRVWQRMLSGRRLDLILPSALDIEINDIARGLSRLARWNGQTKGKYPFSVAQHSLLVLYIFKQIYLKSTKQDQLYALLHDASEYVIGDMISPFKQVIGDNYKKTEKNLEQAIYQSFGLNIIIDRKIKKYIKMADITAAFYEAIFLAGFEKSDAFKYFGTPLLDHIPMQYFDNKDNTTIEQEFLARF; translated from the coding sequence ATGAAAAAGACTATAAGAGTATGGCAACGTATGTTATCTGGAAGAAGGTTAGACCTAATCTTACCATCTGCTTTAGATATAGAAATAAATGATATTGCTAGAGGACTATCGAGACTCGCAAGATGGAATGGACAAACTAAAGGAAAATATCCATTTTCAGTAGCACAACATTCATTATTAGTTTTATATATATTTAAACAAATCTACCTAAAATCTACTAAACAAGATCAATTATATGCCCTCCTACATGATGCATCTGAATATGTTATTGGTGACATGATCTCACCTTTTAAGCAAGTAATTGGTGATAATTACAAAAAAACCGAAAAAAATTTAGAGCAAGCAATTTATCAATCATTTGGTTTAAATATTATCATCGACCGTAAAATTAAAAAATATATAAAAATGGCTGATATAACTGCTGCTTTTTATGAAGCTATTTTTTTAGCAGGATTTGAAAAAAGCGATGCTTTTAAATATTTTGGCACGCCTTTATTAGACCATATCCCTATGCAATATTTTGATAACAAAGATAATACAACTATAGAGCAAGAATTTTTAGCCCGCTTTTGA
- a CDS encoding penicillin-binding transpeptidase domain-containing protein, whose product MKQVIKPSTAILMNKALAQVVERGSGRRAQLPMTQAAGKTGTSQAYRDAWFIGYTGNYTAGVWVGNDNFKPMNRVTGGRIPAMIWQHMMNVIHEKIDLMPIFGLEDIPFKPNISIDQKKSEETKLITINSLNDAMIPILNQLIIFVKNEPIKLTESKN is encoded by the coding sequence GTGAAACAAGTTATAAAACCTTCTACGGCTATATTAATGAATAAAGCATTAGCACAAGTAGTTGAAAGAGGCTCAGGACGAAGAGCACAATTACCAATGACCCAAGCAGCCGGTAAAACAGGCACTTCACAAGCCTATAGAGATGCTTGGTTTATTGGTTATACTGGTAATTATACAGCTGGAGTATGGGTAGGTAATGACAATTTCAAACCTATGAACCGTGTAACAGGAGGCCGTATCCCTGCTATGATATGGCAGCATATGATGAATGTTATCCATGAAAAAATAGATTTAATGCCAATATTTGGTCTAGAAGATATACCTTTTAAGCCTAATATTAGTATAGATCAAAAAAAATCAGAAGAAACTAAACTAATAACTATAAATTCATTAAATGATGCAATGATACCTATTTTAAACCAACTTATTATTTTCGTGAAAAACGAACCAATTAAATTAACCGAGAGTAAAAATTAA
- a CDS encoding dihydroorotase — translation MQGETLNDSVFDVILRNGTIVNHSGVNKNDLGILNGKIWYIGDLSQAKAVKDIDCSNLHILPGVIDSQVHFREPGLEHKEDLETGSLSAVLGGVTTVFEMPNTNPLTITAEAVADKVRRAHHRMHCDFAFWVGGCKENVEEIEKLENLPAVAGIKIFVGSSTGSLLLEDQEVLDKILSKTKRRVAFHSELESRLREREYLRKIGDPSTHPIWRDELVALQSTKNLVDLAKKNNANIHILHVSTSAEIEFLKYYKDLVTCEVTPHHLSLCSEDYKKLGTLIQMNPPIRDKSHQDSLWYGVEQSIIDVIGSDHAPHTIEEKQKIYPDSPSGMTGVQTILPIMLDHVNAGRLTLPHLVDLTSYNPSKVFSIKSKGRIAVGYDADLAIIDMNRTEKITNQQIGSKAGWTPYDGKIVKGWVVGTFLRGHCVVWEGSLQATNLGEMVQFNKV, via the coding sequence ATTCAAGGAGAAACTCTAAATGACAGCGTTTTTGACGTTATTTTGCGTAATGGTACTATAGTTAACCATAGTGGAGTGAATAAAAACGACCTTGGTATTTTAAATGGTAAAATATGGTATATAGGAGATTTATCTCAGGCAAAAGCTGTAAAAGATATAGATTGTAGTAATTTACATATTTTACCAGGGGTTATTGATAGTCAAGTTCATTTTAGAGAGCCAGGTTTAGAACATAAAGAAGATTTAGAGACAGGCTCTCTATCTGCTGTCTTAGGTGGGGTAACTACTGTTTTTGAAATGCCAAATACTAATCCTTTGACTATAACTGCTGAAGCTGTAGCTGATAAAGTGAGAAGAGCTCATCATAGGATGCATTGTGACTTTGCTTTCTGGGTTGGGGGGTGTAAGGAAAATGTAGAAGAGATTGAAAAATTAGAAAATCTTCCCGCAGTTGCAGGTATAAAAATTTTTGTTGGTTCTTCTACAGGTTCTTTATTATTAGAAGATCAAGAAGTTTTAGATAAAATTTTATCGAAAACTAAAAGAAGGGTAGCTTTTCATTCAGAATTAGAATCAAGGTTAAGAGAAAGAGAATATTTAAGGAAAATCGGCGATCCTTCCACTCATCCAATTTGGAGAGATGAATTAGTAGCCCTTCAGTCTACTAAAAATTTAGTAGACTTGGCTAAGAAAAATAATGCTAACATTCACATTTTACATGTTTCTACATCTGCTGAAATAGAATTTTTAAAATATTATAAAGATTTAGTAACTTGTGAAGTAACTCCTCATCATTTAAGCCTATGTTCAGAAGATTATAAAAAATTAGGTACATTGATACAAATGAATCCACCAATAAGAGATAAAAGTCATCAGGATTCTTTATGGTATGGGGTAGAACAAAGTATTATTGATGTTATTGGCTCTGATCATGCGCCGCATACTATAGAAGAAAAACAGAAAATATATCCGGATTCACCATCAGGAATGACTGGAGTTCAAACAATTTTACCTATCATGTTGGATCATGTAAATGCAGGTAGATTAACTTTGCCACATTTAGTTGATCTTACTTCTTATAATCCTAGTAAAGTTTTTTCTATTAAATCTAAAGGACGTATAGCAGTAGGATATGATGCTGATCTTGCTATTATAGATATGAATAGAACAGAAAAAATAACAAATCAACAAATAGGCTCTAAAGCAGGTTGGACTCCTTATGATGGAAAAATCGTTAAAGGGTGGGTTGTTGGTACCTTTTTAAGGGGGCACTGTGTAGTTTGGGAAGGTTCTTTACAAGCGACTAATTTAGGAGAAATGGTGCAATTTAATAAGGTATAA
- a CDS encoding transglycosylase domain-containing protein: MLFFEKITPRGITKSILTLLSNLLNLLIVGLFIFLAFAFSAFNILKNPLNSDKEISARFLDIHGNYIGQRGKNWGKDITIDELPDYFIKAILATEDRRFFYHWGIDIIGILRAMVQNSKAENVVQGGSTLTQQLAKNLYLSNKRTISRKINEAFIALWLEANLSKKEIITKYLNNVYMGAGAYGVQNAAHVYFNKDVRYISLSEAAMLAGLFKAPSNYAPNRHLQTARQRANTVLNNLVDKGFMSESEVMFAKQNPADFKPNIKQKTPGYFLDWAYNELKKIYNENPFNEKHVIVYTTFNPMIQSVAEDSVEKILKEYGKGYKIGQAAATVIINREGAVNAIVGGKDYEISQFNRATVAQRQAGSSFKVYSYTTLFERTNLTLQSYVTDEPFSWGGWSPRNISRRYYGRISIADAIAYSYNTIPPKLIYQYFRSTAPVIETAKALGVTSKLDTNRAMILGTSGMTVFEQTVAYHTLANGGKAGTIHGIKMIKTEENEKYYG, from the coding sequence ATGTTATTTTTTGAAAAAATAACTCCTAGAGGTATAACTAAATCCATCTTAACCTTATTAAGTAATCTATTAAATTTATTAATTGTTGGCTTATTTATCTTTTTAGCTTTTGCCTTCTCAGCTTTTAATATATTAAAAAATCCTTTAAATAGTGATAAAGAGATTTCTGCAAGATTTTTAGACATTCATGGTAATTATATCGGACAAAGAGGAAAAAATTGGGGTAAAGATATTACCATCGATGAATTACCTGATTATTTTATTAAAGCCATTTTAGCTACTGAAGACAGAAGATTTTTTTATCATTGGGGCATAGATATAATAGGTATTCTACGTGCTATGGTACAAAATAGTAAAGCTGAAAATGTTGTACAAGGAGGATCTACTCTTACGCAGCAATTAGCAAAAAATCTTTATCTTAGCAATAAGAGAACCATTTCCAGAAAAATAAACGAAGCCTTTATAGCGTTATGGTTAGAAGCTAATTTAAGCAAAAAGGAAATAATAACAAAATATCTAAATAATGTATATATGGGAGCTGGAGCTTACGGAGTGCAAAATGCTGCCCACGTTTACTTTAACAAAGATGTTAGATATATATCATTAAGTGAAGCAGCAATGTTAGCTGGTTTATTTAAAGCTCCAAGTAATTATGCCCCTAATAGACATTTGCAAACGGCGCGACAAAGAGCTAATACCGTATTAAATAATCTAGTAGATAAAGGTTTTATGAGCGAAAGTGAAGTAATGTTTGCGAAACAAAATCCTGCGGATTTTAAACCAAATATTAAACAAAAAACCCCGGGGTACTTTTTAGATTGGGCATATAATGAATTAAAGAAAATTTATAACGAAAATCCATTTAATGAAAAACACGTTATAGTATATACTACCTTTAACCCGATGATCCAATCTGTAGCAGAAGATTCTGTAGAAAAAATCTTAAAAGAATATGGTAAAGGCTATAAAATAGGTCAAGCTGCTGCTACTGTTATAATTAACCGTGAAGGAGCTGTGAATGCTATAGTTGGTGGTAAAGATTATGAAATAAGCCAATTTAATCGAGCAACTGTAGCACAACGTCAAGCGGGCTCATCTTTTAAAGTATATAGTTATACCACTTTATTTGAACGTACTAATTTAACCCTACAAAGCTATGTCACAGATGAACCATTCTCCTGGGGAGGCTGGTCACCAAGAAATATTAGCCGTAGATATTACGGTAGAATTTCAATAGCAGATGCTATTGCTTATTCTTACAATACTATTCCACCCAAATTAATTTATCAATATTTCCGTTCTACTGCACCTGTAATTGAAACAGCTAAAGCACTCGGAGTTACTTCAAAATTAGATACAAATAGAGCAATGATACTTGGTACCTCAGGAATGACTGTGTTTGAGCAAACAGTAGCTTATCACACATTAGCAAATGGTGGCAAAGCAGGAACAATTCACGGTATTAAAATGATAAAAACTGAGGAGAATGAAAAATATTATGGATAA
- a CDS encoding folate-binding protein YgfZ: MLEKYQLTNLNQRTLIKITGIDSESFLQSLITIDTTKIKINQLYPAALLSPQGKIAYSFLITRSSEGYIIDINDILAENFAKKLLIYKLHSKINIEIKKIEQIYCLICPNTHHIPTDENILLDKRFTKNNVYRCYKKLTIDTQLLLTYNDWQKFRILSGIPVILQDYQPLELFSHDINLDQLDAIDFNKGCYVGQEVVARMQYKSELKKRLLILHTNNDFSPGNYDILVDNKIIGKTTIYLKNLSLAIIRIDKLSQAYLEQKKITINDKEVKLTLPPYATFNINEPNK, translated from the coding sequence ATGTTAGAAAAATATCAACTCACCAATTTAAACCAACGTACTTTAATAAAAATAACCGGTATAGATAGTGAATCATTCCTTCAGAGCTTAATAACTATTGATACCACAAAAATAAAGATTAACCAACTTTATCCTGCGGCCTTATTATCACCACAAGGAAAAATTGCTTATAGTTTTTTAATAACACGTTCTAGTGAAGGTTATATAATTGATATCAATGATATATTAGCAGAAAATTTCGCTAAAAAATTATTAATCTACAAATTACACTCTAAAATAAATATAGAAATTAAAAAAATTGAACAAATTTATTGTTTAATATGCCCTAACACACACCATATACCAACCGATGAAAATATATTATTAGATAAACGCTTTACAAAGAATAACGTTTATCGATGCTATAAAAAATTAACTATAGATACACAATTATTATTAACTTATAATGACTGGCAAAAATTTCGTATTTTATCTGGAATACCGGTAATTTTGCAAGATTATCAACCGTTAGAATTATTTTCGCATGATATTAACTTAGATCAATTAGATGCTATAGACTTTAACAAAGGGTGCTACGTAGGACAAGAAGTTGTAGCACGCATGCAATATAAAAGTGAACTTAAAAAACGATTATTGATTTTACATACTAACAACGATTTTTCACCAGGAAATTATGATATCCTAGTCGATAACAAAATTATAGGAAAAACAACAATATATCTAAAAAATTTATCCTTAGCAATTATAAGAATAGATAAATTATCACAAGCCTATTTAGAACAAAAAAAAATAACTATAAATGATAAAGAAGTTAAATTAACTTTACCTCCTTATGCAACTTTTAATATAAATGAGCCTAACAAATGA
- the trpS gene encoding tryptophan--tRNA ligase, whose amino-acid sequence MTNSNSIVFSGVQPTGNLHLGNYLGAIKNWINLQHQYNCLFCIVDMHALTVLPDPTSLLKSTREVTASFIASGIDHKKHIIFNQSQVPQHAELAWVFNCIARIGWMSRMTQFKDKAGKDKEKSSIGLFSYPILMAADILLYKATHVPVGSDQKQHIELTRDIAQKFNGDYRQRIIDLQLAINDLGDFFPNVHPIISQDTMRIMSLKDGNKKMSKSDNSDLSRINLTDSPDQIAQKIRKAKTDSDLLPEDEEHLNNRPEANNLLNIYAALANITKQQAIQQFANLEFSYLKKELIEVTINKIAPITNELKKLNDEPDYIDGILKAGAEKAKQRAEVTMSKIRDIVGFLKS is encoded by the coding sequence ATGACAAACTCAAATTCTATTGTCTTTTCAGGGGTACAACCTACTGGTAATTTACATTTAGGCAATTATCTCGGAGCAATAAAAAATTGGATTAACCTTCAACATCAATATAATTGTCTTTTTTGTATAGTAGATATGCATGCACTAACTGTATTACCAGATCCAACCTCTTTATTAAAATCCACACGAGAAGTTACAGCCAGTTTTATTGCTTCCGGAATAGATCATAAAAAACATATTATTTTTAATCAGAGTCAAGTTCCACAACATGCAGAATTAGCTTGGGTCTTCAATTGTATTGCTCGTATAGGTTGGATGTCTAGAATGACACAATTCAAAGATAAGGCCGGTAAAGATAAAGAAAAATCTTCAATAGGGCTATTTTCATATCCTATTTTAATGGCAGCTGATATTCTACTTTATAAAGCAACCCATGTTCCTGTAGGTAGTGATCAAAAACAACACATTGAACTTACTAGAGATATAGCGCAAAAATTCAATGGCGACTATAGACAACGCATCATAGATTTACAGTTAGCTATCAATGACTTAGGTGATTTCTTTCCAAATGTACATCCAATTATTAGTCAAGATACTATGCGGATTATGTCCTTAAAAGATGGAAATAAAAAAATGTCCAAATCAGATAATTCTGATCTATCTCGAATTAATTTAACGGACTCACCTGATCAAATAGCCCAAAAAATTCGCAAAGCAAAAACAGATTCTGATTTATTGCCTGAGGATGAAGAACATTTAAATAACAGACCCGAAGCTAATAATTTGTTGAATATTTATGCGGCATTAGCTAATATAACTAAACAACAAGCCATTCAACAATTTGCTAATCTAGAATTTTCTTATTTAAAAAAAGAATTAATTGAAGTAACAATAAATAAAATTGCCCCTATAACTAATGAATTAAAGAAGCTTAATGACGAACCAGATTACATTGATGGTATTTTAAAGGCAGGAGCTGAAAAAGCTAAACAAAGAGCCGAGGTTACAATGTCAAAAATTCGTGATATAGTTGGATTTTTGAAAAGTTAA